CAACATTTATTAATATGCTAACGGGTATTAATGTTCCGAGTTCTGGAATATTTTCAATCTTAGGTGAGAAATCCTCCATCGAAAAAACGAAGAAGAGAATAGGGGGTTTTACCTGATTACTCGACTTTTTATGATTCTTTGACTGCGGTGGGTCATTTGAAATACTTCTCCGCTATATCAGGAGTTCCAGCATCAAGAATTACATGCATGGAAGTATTAAAACTCGTTGGGTTACAGTCTCATGCACAAAAAAAAGTGAAGAAGTTCTCCTTTGGAATGAAAAAGAAACTAGGTATTGCACAAGCCATTATTCATGATCCAGAGCTTATTTTTTTTAGATGAACCAACATCAGGTTTGGATGCGGAATCTGCCATTCATATTCAGAAGCTAATTATTCAATTACAAAAAAGGGGGAAGACGATTTTTATGACTTCTCACAACCTTGATGAGGTTGAAAAAATATGTACCCGAATCGCCATTATGAAAGACGGGGCACTTGTAAAAGTAGGAACAATAGATGAACTTCGCTCCTATTATCGTTCCACAATCTTTGTCAAACTTAAGCACGCAAAGGTGCCAGAAATACAAAAAGAAATGATTCAACAATGGTTGCAGACGATCGGGAAAAACTTGGAATGGGGAGATACAACTATGACCATTAAAGTTGATGATGAAAAGAAGATAGCAGAAATCATTCGTGCCTTTAATCATTGTAAAGTTGATGTTCTCCGTGTCGAAGTGGAAGAACCTTCATTAGAGGAAATCTTCTTAGATCAGTAAGACAAAGAGTTTTTTTAAATCCAAAGGAAAGAGACTGATGTATCTTTAGTTAAAGAAATGTTTAGAGTTTCAAGAAAATTATACAGCAAGAATCGAAACGCTATTATGCATTCCTTTCTATATAATGAACTTATTATTAAGGAAGGAAGTGACAAAATGCATAAAACAATCAACCCTAAAATCTTTTATTTTGGTACGCCAGTGGTTCTTATTAGTACAACAAACGAAGATCGAACAATCAACTTAGCTCCAATCTCATCTGCCTGGTGGATGAACCAATCATGCATGATTGGAATGAGCGGTCAATCGCAAACGGTTATAAACTTACTAAGGGAAGGAGAGTGTACATTAAATCTTCCATCAGCAAACTTAGTAGAAGAAGTGGATCGCTTAGCGTTGTTAACAGGGAGAAACCCTGTTCCAGAATATAAACGCGAGATTGGCTATCAATATGAACAAAATAAATTTTCAAGGGCAGGTCTGACGTCTATACACGCAACCAATGTTGGTCCTCCACTCGTAAAGGAATGTCCGATTCAATTAGAGGCTGTTGTACAAAAAGAGTATGATTTTGATGAACCTAGTGCAATTAAAGCTTTTGAAATGAAAATTGTCACAACTCATATCGATGAGAAAATACTATTGGAGAATGGCAAAGACTATATAGATCCTGAAAAATGGAAACCGTTAATGATGAACTTTTGTGAGTTTTTTAGTTTTGGGCCTAAGCTCTATCCATCTAAATTAGCAGAACCGTTTACTTCAAGGTACTATGCCAATTAACCTTTGGATTGGCGCAAGCCTGTATGATTTAGGTTGTTAGACTAAAAAATTTAGAGGGGCTGTATAAAGCAAATTTTCAGATCTAATCCAGATAAAAAAGCCAAAAATATTTAATATAAAAATTTTTGGCTTTTTGAGTTACTATCTTTAAAAAATGAAGTTATATTTTAACTCGCTGGAAGCACCTGTACAATATAGGAAGTAGAGAAGATTTGTTGGAACGTTTCTTTGTTTACGACTAACGTATCAAATTCGTAAGTTCCCGGTTCTGTAAAGGTGGTACGTAGAAAATCGCATTGTAATTCATTATTAACGTCTATATCAAAAACAATGGTCCCACCTGCGAAGGAAACATCAAAGAATTCTCCCGTTTCTGGGTCGTATTGTTGAGCTTTAATGTTTGCTCCTTGATTTGGTTTAGCTAATGATGCAAAAACAGTAACGACACTTGGGATTTGATCTGAAGTAGCTTGAAAGCAAGATAAATATCCGTATTGACGATTTTCGATTACGGTACTTGGTAGAGTAATATAAGTTGAAACAGAAATTGTGATCACCCCCCCTTTGAATGAATTACTATATTATATTCAAAACAGCGATTGGACTGTTGTCCCATCAATTAATGGACTGTTTCTTCAATTTTAGAGGAATGTAATAATGTGTTTGGAATAGAAGAACCCCAGCTATATTACGGTAGCCAGGGTCTTCGAATCAATCTATTCATCTATTTTCTTTAAGTCAAACTTTAATTTAAGATCTATCAAATAATTTAGGTCATGCTGTTTCGTTGTAACAATAAACAATTCATTTATCGAAATAGGTATCGAATGAATCAATACCTTATATTGATTATTTTTATTTTTTATTGGAATAGGTGCTTCGTTTGTCCTGTATGATATTCCACTCTCATCTTCCAACCATAAATTATTAATTTGATCATATGCATTATCTTCTTCAACTTCCACGGTCAACGTGATAATACTTTCTTTTTTAACTACGTTTATTATAGAAATATGTCCAAGATCTCCTTGAGAAAGTGTCTGTTTTTCTCCATCCCACTTTGTATAAAGTCTTTCAGGACTTGAATGATGATTAGATAAGAACTCTTTATATGTGTCGATTTTTGTTTGTAATAGCTTTTCTGTTGTATATAAATTTTCTATTTGATTATGAGTGCTCTGTTTATGATCCTCTAAAAGCTGTAATCGATCGAGTGTCGTGTTCTCACCTTCTCTAACTAAACAAGCATATTTTTTTATTTGAGATTTAGGCATTTCGGTTTCTTTTAGTTTGAGAATAAACTGTATCCATGTCAGATGTGTTTGCCCATACACTCTTTCCCCATTTTTATTACGTTTAGGTTTGATGATTCCCTCTTTTTCATAATACCTTAGTGTATGTGTACTAATGTTCAAGGCTTTGGCTAAATCGCCAATTGTATACATATTCTTTCCACCCCCATCTGGAGGTTATCCCGCATAAGATGACACTTGTACTCAAGAAAGACGGTCATTTCAAATAGGAAAGACCGTCTTTTTCCAAAGCTATTTCAATTCCTCTTCTTCAAAAAGAAAGAGTTCTTCTACAGGTGTGTCCAAAATTCTTGAGATCTTTACAGCTAATTTTAATGAAGGATTATATTCTCCTTTTTCTAAAAAAACGATGGTCTCTCTTCTGACTCCTGCTTGTTTTGCAAGTTCAGCTTGTGTTAACGAATGCCTTGCTCTCATCTCCTTCATTTTTGTAATCATTCAGTAATCCTCTTTCTCATGATGAGTAAATGCCCCCAAAATAAAAGGACCATACCGCCTAAACCAAACATAAGAAGATCGTCAAAATCTAGATAGCTTTTAAAAGCGAACAACCCTAGCCATAAAAATAAGGAATAGAAATAAGAGTAACCAGCAGCAAATAGTTTGATTTTTTTGGAGCGTTCATCACTTCGAGGAAT
This portion of the Bacillus carboniphilus genome encodes:
- a CDS encoding helix-turn-helix transcriptional regulator, which codes for MITKMKEMRARHSLTQAELAKQAGVRRETIVFLEKGEYNPSLKLAVKISRILDTPVEELFLFEEEELK
- a CDS encoding flavin reductase family protein, which translates into the protein MHKTINPKIFYFGTPVVLISTTNEDRTINLAPISSAWWMNQSCMIGMSGQSQTVINLLREGECTLNLPSANLVEEVDRLALLTGRNPVPEYKREIGYQYEQNKFSRAGLTSIHATNVGPPLVKECPIQLEAVVQKEYDFDEPSAIKAFEMKIVTTHIDEKILLENGKDYIDPEKWKPLMMNFCEFFSFGPKLYPSKLAEPFTSRYYAN